The genomic interval TCCCACTTCGGGCTGGGCCCGGCCATCCGCATGCCGCAACTGGCCCGCATCACAGTGGACACGGCAGCCCGGCTCTACCCGGCGCGCGCCTATGCCCGCCATCTGGAGCAGGCCTTCCGCCAGCACGGCCTGTTGCAGGCGCCCGTCAACGTCGCCCTGGTAGAGGGCAACGCCCTGGTGCTGGATCAGCGCCAGTCGGTGCAACTGAACCTGAGCAACCCCGGCAGCGCTCCGGTGACCCTCAACGCCCTGACCCTGTCCCTGCCCGCCGGCTTGCAGGCCGATCCCCTGGCCTGGTCAGCGACCACACTGGCGGCCGGCGCCAGCACCATCGCCACCCTGCGGCTGCTGGCCACCAGCCCGCTGGCCTGTGGCGACGAGGTGAGCCTGCCGATAAGCCTCGCCATGAGCGGCACCAGCCCGACCGAGCGTCAGTGGCAGCAGTCGCTCACCCTGCCCATAGGCACCCCCGTCATCAGCCGGGCCAACGGCCAGCCGCTGGCCCTCAAGGATGCCCAGAGCGAGGAGGTGCGCGGCATCAGCGAAACCAGCCTGGTGCAGGAGAAGAGCGACGCCCGGGTGAGCGATCGCCTGCAACTGAACCTGGACTTGCAGCACCAGGCCCTCGATGAGCTGGAGATCTGGCTCAACTCCCCCTCAGGTACCCGCATCCAGATCTGGGACAAGGGGTACAGCCCGTTGCCGCGGCTCAAAGGGATCTTCCCCACCGAGCTGCTGCCCCTGCAACCCTTCACTCCCCTGGTGGGAGAGCCGCTGGCCGGTCGCTGGACCCTGGAAGTGGTGGACAGCAAGCCAGGCAACCAGGGGCGCATCAACGGCTGGAGCATCAGCCAGCGCATCGGCGCCCAGTGTGGTGAGCCCGTCGCCCCGCCGGATGACGGCATCATCCACTTCGACACCGCGGACAGCAGCGGGGGCGGCACTGTCAACCTGCTCTGGCTGCTGCCGCTGACCCTCTGGCGCCGCCTCCGCCGTCGCGGCTGATCCATCCCTGTAGAAACAAAGAGGGGCCGAGGCCCCTCCAAGGACAAGAAATGAAGATGAGAATGACACCGCTGGCCTGCCTGCTGGCCCCCCTGCTGAGCGCCTGTGGCGGTGGTGGATCCGACGAGGCGCCCCTGACCCCCCCCGACTACCGTCTGAGGGTCAACCTGCCCGCAGCGGGCACCCTGTGCTCCAACCTGAACCAGAACGACAGCTGCGAGCCCGGCGAGCCCTTGGTCAGTGGCGAGGCCGGTGCCCGCCAACTGAGCACCAGCGCCCCCGGCCTGCTCACCAGCCCCTTGCTGTTCATCCCCCGGGATCCGGGCGCCCTGACCCTGACCCACCCGGCGGCGCGCCTGGATGATCAGCACCTCACCCCCACCCCCTTGAGCACGCTGTTGCAGACCCGGATCGCGGACGGGATCCCGCCGGCCCAGGCCCTGGCCGAGCTGCTGCTCGCCCTGGCGCCGCTGCAACCGGGTCAGGGACTCGTGGCCCTGGCGCAACAGGAGGAGTTCAACAGGGCACTGGAAGCGCTCGCCCTGGCGGCACGCGATGACGCCGCCACCTTGCCCGCTCTCGCCACCGGCGAGCGCCAGCGCCAGATCTGGCAGGGGCTGGTCACCCTGCTGCCCGAGCTCGCCCGGCACTTTGCCGCCAGCCCCGAGCTCCTGAGCCAGCAGGCCAGGCTCGCCACAGTGCTGATGCAGCAGCAACCCCGGGCCCTGGTGACCGCCGGC from Aeromonas rivipollensis carries:
- a CDS encoding DUF1566 domain-containing protein translates to MTPLACLLAPLLSACGGGGSDEAPLTPPDYRLRVNLPAAGTLCSNLNQNDSCEPGEPLVSGEAGARQLSTSAPGLLTSPLLFIPRDPGALTLTHPAARLDDQHLTPTPLSTLLQTRIADGIPPAQALAELLLALAPLQPGQGLVALAQQEEFNRALEALALAARDDAATLPALATGERQRQIWQGLVTLLPELARHFAASPELLSQQARLATVLMQQQPRALVTAGGVTTYTDGADYLLTQEPADHPGQEASLGQAPLRYRKLDGKGQPLADNAPDWECVEDLNTGLIWEKKLDDPDSPRDKHRTFAWALGDYAPTQEELDYACPQGEAICTTEQYRQWLDTQQLCGIQGWRLPHSRELMSLQHYGSLAHQDGQLVTLDVRYFPDVSTTTKDFSGYYWSQTLTPSRRLESAPLSAIAHIFLGEDAGTDYATTVQNSDDANGLQLRLVAEVTR